A genomic window from Streptomyces sp. NBC_01429 includes:
- a CDS encoding tryptophan 2,3-dioxygenase family protein: MSHAPDVPGAGSDAPNLDFAGTTPYEDYVQADVLTHLQQLRSDDPGEMVFLVTTQVMELWFTVIVHEWETAARALREDRIPRAMDALKRSAGELEALNASWKPLGRLTPGQFNAYRGALGEGSGFQSAMYRRMEFLLGDKSASMLVPHRGAPRVHAELEKALHEPSLYDETLRLLARRGLPVPRAVLDRDLGQRYEPSPEVEEVWAGIYADPDRHAELVRLGEALTDVGELVWRWRNDHLVATRRAMGSKTGTGGSAGVAWLEKRATKNVFPELWTARSHV, encoded by the coding sequence ATGTCGCACGCCCCCGATGTTCCCGGAGCCGGTTCGGACGCCCCGAACCTCGACTTCGCCGGAACCACCCCGTACGAGGATTACGTCCAGGCCGACGTCCTCACCCATTTGCAGCAGTTGCGCTCCGACGACCCCGGCGAGATGGTCTTCCTCGTCACCACCCAGGTCATGGAGCTGTGGTTCACGGTCATCGTCCACGAGTGGGAGACCGCGGCCCGCGCGCTGCGCGAGGACCGGATCCCCCGGGCGATGGACGCCCTCAAGCGCTCGGCGGGCGAGCTGGAGGCGCTCAACGCCTCCTGGAAGCCGCTGGGCCGGCTGACCCCAGGGCAGTTCAACGCGTACCGCGGTGCCCTCGGTGAGGGCTCGGGCTTCCAGTCCGCGATGTACCGGCGGATGGAGTTCCTGCTCGGCGACAAGTCCGCCTCGATGCTCGTACCGCACCGGGGCGCGCCGCGCGTCCACGCCGAGCTGGAGAAGGCGCTGCACGAGCCGAGCCTGTACGACGAGACGCTGCGGCTGCTCGCCCGGCGCGGGCTGCCGGTGCCGCGGGCGGTCCTCGACCGTGACCTGGGGCAGCGGTACGAGCCGTCGCCCGAGGTGGAGGAGGTCTGGGCCGGGATCTACGCCGACCCCGACCGGCACGCCGAACTCGTGCGTCTGGGCGAGGCGTTGACGGACGTCGGCGAGCTGGTGTGGCGATGGCGCAACGACCATCTGGTGGCGACCAGGCGCGCGATGGGCTCCAAGACCGGTACGGGCGGCTCCGCCGGAGTCGCGTGGCTGGAGAAGCGCGCCACGAAGAACGTGTTCCCCGAGCTGTGGACGGCGCGCAGCCATGTCTGA
- the kynU gene encoding kynureninase, translated as MAERAAALDAADELAALRGLFALDDETTYLDGNSLGALPRHVPDRVRDVISRQWGELRIRSWTESGWWTAPERIGDRIAPVVGAGPGRIVVGDSTSVNIFKAVVGAVRLLDPADPARDEILVDATTFPTDGYIAASAARMTGMPVVPVDPERLLGSLGPRTAVVLLNHVDFRTGRLHDLPAITAAVHEAGALVVWDLCHSAGALPVGLDAHGVDLAVGCTYKYLNGGPGSPAFLYVAERHQPRFDSPLPGWNSHADPFAMDGEYAAADGAVRGRVGTPDILSMLALEAALDVWDGVRLDAVRAKSLALTDFFLECVEAYAPKGRVGSLTPAAHAERGSQVALRCAEAPAVMEALIARGIVGDLRRPDVLRFGFTPLYTGFADAERAARVLAEVLEEVPAGRV; from the coding sequence ATGGCCGAGCGCGCCGCCGCCCTCGACGCCGCCGACGAACTGGCCGCGCTGCGCGGTCTGTTCGCCCTCGACGACGAAACCACCTATCTGGACGGCAATTCACTGGGCGCGCTGCCCCGCCATGTGCCGGACCGGGTCCGGGATGTGATCAGCCGTCAGTGGGGTGAACTCCGGATCCGCTCCTGGACGGAGAGCGGCTGGTGGACCGCGCCCGAGCGGATCGGCGACCGGATCGCGCCCGTCGTCGGCGCCGGGCCCGGCCGGATCGTGGTGGGCGACTCCACCAGCGTCAACATCTTCAAGGCGGTGGTGGGCGCCGTACGGCTGCTCGATCCGGCGGATCCGGCGCGGGACGAGATCCTGGTGGACGCCACCACCTTCCCCACGGACGGCTACATCGCCGCCTCGGCGGCCAGGATGACCGGGATGCCGGTCGTCCCCGTCGACCCGGAGCGCCTGCTCGGGTCGCTCGGGCCGCGTACCGCCGTGGTGCTCCTCAACCACGTCGACTTCCGTACGGGACGCCTCCACGACCTGCCCGCCATCACCGCGGCCGTGCACGAGGCCGGCGCGCTCGTCGTCTGGGACCTGTGCCACAGCGCGGGCGCCCTGCCGGTCGGTCTGGACGCGCACGGCGTGGACCTCGCGGTGGGCTGCACGTACAAGTACCTGAACGGCGGGCCGGGTTCGCCCGCCTTCCTCTACGTCGCCGAACGCCACCAGCCGCGCTTCGACTCCCCGCTGCCGGGCTGGAACTCGCACGCCGACCCGTTCGCGATGGACGGGGAGTACGCGGCGGCGGACGGCGCGGTACGCGGCCGGGTCGGCACCCCCGACATCCTCTCCATGCTGGCGCTGGAGGCGGCCCTCGACGTCTGGGACGGCGTACGGCTCGACGCGGTACGGGCGAAGAGCCTCGCCCTCACCGACTTCTTCCTGGAGTGCGTCGAGGCGTACGCGCCGAAGGGGCGCGTCGGCTCGCTGACGCCCGCCGCGCACGCCGAGCGCGGCAGCCAGGTCGCGCTGCGCTGCGCGGAGGCGCCGGCCGTGATGGAGGCGCTCATCGCGCGCGGCATCGTCGGGGACCTGCGCAGGCCGGATGTGCTGCGCTTCGGATTCACCCCCCTGTACACGGGGTTCGCCGACGCGGAACGGGCGGCGCGGGTGCTCGCGGAGGTACTGGAGGAGGTGCCCGCGGGGCGCGTGTGA
- the fbaA gene encoding class II fructose-bisphosphate aldolase produces the protein MPIATPDVYNEMLDRAKAGKFAYPAINVTSSQTLHAALRGFAEAESDGIIQMSTGGAEFLGGQYSKDMVTGAVALAEFAHIVAAKYDITVALHTDHCPKDKLDGYVRPLLDVSAERVKAGRNPLFQSHMWDGSAETLADNLAIGEELLAKAAAAKIILEVEITPTGGEEDGVTHEINDELYTTVDDALRTAEALGLGEKGRYLLAASFGNVHGVYKPGNVVLRPELLKDLQEGVGSKYGKPAGSQPFDFVFHGGSGSTAEEIATALENGVVKMNLDTDTQYAFTRPVVDHVFRNYDGVLKVDGEVGSKKTYDPRTWGKLAEAGMAKRVTEACAALRSTGTKIK, from the coding sequence ATGCCCATCGCAACCCCAGATGTCTACAACGAGATGCTTGACCGGGCCAAGGCGGGCAAGTTCGCCTACCCGGCCATCAATGTCACCTCGTCCCAGACCCTGCACGCCGCGCTGCGCGGCTTCGCGGAGGCCGAGAGCGACGGCATCATCCAGATGTCCACCGGTGGTGCGGAGTTCCTGGGCGGTCAGTACAGCAAGGACATGGTCACCGGCGCGGTCGCCCTGGCCGAGTTCGCGCACATCGTCGCGGCCAAGTACGACATCACCGTCGCGCTGCACACCGACCACTGTCCCAAGGACAAGCTCGACGGCTACGTCCGTCCGCTGCTCGACGTCTCCGCCGAGCGCGTGAAGGCCGGCCGCAACCCGCTCTTCCAGTCGCACATGTGGGACGGTTCCGCCGAGACCCTGGCCGACAACCTCGCCATCGGTGAGGAGCTGCTCGCCAAGGCCGCCGCCGCGAAGATCATCCTTGAGGTCGAGATCACCCCGACCGGCGGCGAGGAGGACGGCGTCACGCACGAGATCAACGACGAGCTGTACACCACCGTCGACGACGCGCTGCGTACCGCCGAGGCGCTCGGCCTGGGCGAGAAGGGCCGCTACCTGCTGGCCGCCTCCTTCGGCAACGTGCACGGCGTCTACAAGCCGGGCAACGTCGTGCTCCGCCCCGAGCTGCTCAAGGACCTCCAGGAGGGCGTCGGCTCGAAGTACGGCAAGCCCGCCGGCAGCCAGCCCTTCGACTTCGTCTTCCACGGCGGCTCGGGCTCGACGGCCGAGGAGATCGCCACCGCGCTGGAGAACGGCGTCGTGAAGATGAACCTCGACACCGACACCCAGTACGCCTTCACCCGGCCCGTCGTGGACCACGTGTTCCGCAACTACGACGGCGTCCTGAAGGTCGACGGCGAGGTCGGCTCGAAGAAGACGTACGACCCGCGCACCTGGGGCAAGCTGGCCGAGGCGGGCATGGCCAAGCGCGTCACCGAGGCGTGCGCCGCCCTGCGCTCCACCGGCACCAAGATCAAGTAA
- a CDS encoding DUF3152 domain-containing protein, translating to MGKRAFVRRVRRSRRVRSPAPLVLAGLVLAGAIVGGGAAIASWRGGGAGADTGGSAVATPETSPATPAASASTDPKAPDSEDSDPEDSAPAKAPSPSASPRVPDSGPGTFTTAQANGKKTGSGPLRRYSVQVEDGIDLSAAGAAAEIQEILAHPRGWAAHGRGSFQLVSEGKGADFVIRIATPTTADKLCLAQGLDTHGELNCETTEGVVVNLRRWVQGSPTFDGPPSEYRHLIINHEVGHEIGIRQHMGCGGPGRLAPVMMQQIKGLDGCRSNAWPYEEDGTYIEGPLI from the coding sequence GTGGGCAAGCGTGCCTTCGTCCGCCGAGTCCGTCGATCGCGTCGCGTACGGTCGCCCGCGCCCCTGGTCCTGGCCGGGCTCGTCCTGGCCGGTGCCATCGTCGGCGGCGGCGCGGCCATAGCCTCCTGGCGGGGCGGCGGCGCGGGCGCCGACACCGGCGGATCGGCGGTGGCCACCCCGGAGACATCCCCCGCGACGCCCGCCGCGTCCGCGTCAACGGACCCCAAGGCCCCGGACTCCGAGGACTCGGATCCCGAGGACTCGGCCCCCGCCAAGGCCCCGTCCCCCTCCGCGTCGCCCCGCGTCCCGGACTCGGGACCCGGCACCTTCACCACCGCGCAGGCCAACGGCAAGAAGACCGGCTCGGGACCGCTGCGCCGCTACAGCGTGCAGGTCGAGGACGGGATCGACCTGTCCGCCGCCGGTGCCGCCGCCGAGATCCAGGAGATCCTGGCCCACCCGCGCGGCTGGGCCGCCCACGGCCGGGGCTCCTTCCAGCTGGTCTCCGAGGGCAAGGGCGCGGACTTCGTCATCCGCATCGCCACCCCCACGACCGCCGACAAGCTCTGTCTGGCCCAGGGGCTCGACACCCACGGTGAGTTGAACTGCGAGACCACCGAAGGCGTCGTGGTCAATCTGCGCCGCTGGGTGCAGGGGTCGCCGACCTTCGACGGGCCGCCTTCCGAGTACCGGCACCTGATCATCAACCACGAGGTCGGGCACGAGATAGGCATCCGCCAACACATGGGCTGCGGCGGCCCCGGCCGGCTCGCGCCGGTGATGATGCAGCAGATCAAGGGTCTCGACGGATGCCGGTCCAACGCGTGGCCGTACGAAGAGGACGGCACGTACATCGAGGGCCCGCTGATCTGA
- a CDS encoding SHOCT domain-containing protein, whose protein sequence is MNLAYDYPVLGAFWTTMWIFLWILWFVLLFRVIGDVFRDDTLSGIAKTGWLIFVIVLPFLGVFIYVVARGRGMGRRETRHARAQQKALDDYIRTTAGQGAGPPNETEQLARLSDIRSRGDITDEEFQRAKEKILH, encoded by the coding sequence ATGAACCTGGCCTACGACTATCCGGTCCTCGGAGCCTTCTGGACCACCATGTGGATCTTCCTCTGGATCCTGTGGTTCGTCCTGCTCTTCCGGGTGATCGGTGACGTGTTCCGGGATGACACCCTCAGTGGAATAGCCAAGACCGGATGGCTGATCTTCGTGATCGTGCTCCCCTTCCTCGGCGTGTTCATCTACGTCGTGGCCCGAGGCAGGGGCATGGGCCGGCGCGAGACACGGCACGCACGGGCGCAACAGAAGGCCCTCGACGACTACATCCGCACCACCGCGGGTCAAGGCGCGGGGCCCCCGAACGAAACGGAGCAGCTCGCCAGACTCTCCGACATCCGCTCCAGGGGAGACATCACCGACGAGGAGTTCCAGCGGGCCAAGGAAAAGATCCTCCACTGA
- a CDS encoding DUF3151 domain-containing protein — protein sequence MTTYKNLLGGPEPTYLLENEDAYRMLGEDSLTPAEVTAKHPTFSLAWAMLADDAFEAGRVIESYAYARTGYHRGLDSLRRAGWKGHGPIPWDHRANRGFLRCLAALARAADAIEEKDEAERCWQFLQDSSAEAYTKLKR from the coding sequence ATGACGACCTACAAAAACCTGCTCGGCGGTCCGGAGCCGACGTACCTGCTGGAGAACGAAGATGCGTACCGCATGCTGGGCGAGGATTCACTGACACCGGCCGAGGTCACGGCGAAGCATCCGACGTTCTCGCTCGCGTGGGCGATGCTCGCGGACGACGCGTTCGAGGCGGGACGAGTGATCGAGTCCTATGCCTACGCGCGTACCGGCTACCACCGCGGTCTGGACTCGTTGCGCCGGGCCGGATGGAAGGGGCACGGCCCCATCCCTTGGGACCACCGGGCCAACCGCGGTTTCCTGCGTTGCCTCGCGGCCCTCGCTCGTGCCGCGGACGCGATCGAGGAGAAGGACGAGGCCGAGCGCTGCTGGCAGTTCCTCCAGGACAGCAGCGCCGAGGCGTACACCAAGCTGAAGCGCTAG
- a CDS encoding MFS transporter encodes MDIRLSSARGRWVILTTVLGSSMALLDSTVVNVALPHIGASLHADLAVLQWTVNAYMLTLAGLILLGGSLGDRYGRRRVFVLGVVWFALGSLLCGIAPDAGVLIIARALQGVGGALLVPGSLAIIQASFHPEDRARAVGVWSGLGGVGAAIGPFLGGWLVDGPGWRWVFLINVPLAAVCVPVALRHVPETRDPAAHGRFDILGAGLGAATLALVTYALIGRVIWAGPAGVLVAVAFVQVERRRSDPMLPLSIFRSRLFTAVNAVTLCVYAAFGGFFFLTTLQLQVVTGYSALRAGAALLPTTVLMLLFSARSGALAERIGPRIPLTVGPLLCAGGMLLMLRVGEHAAYLTDVLPALVVMGTGMVCLVAPLTATVLGSVDTARAGLASGINNAAARAAGLLAVAALPLLAGMGPEAYRSATEFGHTFRRAMPMCAGVLVLGALIAWSTVRTPRPTKVAEGAAEGVEGADGLVEGATETPAGRPECRVHCGLTAPPLEPRTAGDARSEEDRGSDAGGGEGSSGG; translated from the coding sequence ATGGACATCAGGCTGTCCTCGGCCAGGGGGCGGTGGGTCATTCTGACGACGGTTCTCGGTTCGAGCATGGCCTTGCTCGACTCCACCGTCGTCAATGTCGCGCTGCCCCATATCGGGGCGTCCCTCCACGCGGATCTGGCGGTCCTCCAGTGGACCGTCAACGCCTACATGCTCACGCTCGCCGGGCTGATCCTGCTCGGCGGTTCGCTCGGTGACCGGTACGGGCGGCGGCGGGTCTTCGTGCTCGGGGTGGTGTGGTTCGCGCTCGGTTCGCTGCTGTGCGGGATCGCGCCCGACGCGGGGGTGCTGATCATCGCCCGCGCGTTGCAGGGGGTGGGCGGGGCGCTGCTGGTGCCCGGCTCGCTCGCGATCATCCAGGCGAGCTTCCATCCGGAGGACCGGGCGCGGGCCGTCGGGGTCTGGTCGGGGCTCGGCGGGGTCGGGGCGGCGATCGGGCCGTTCCTGGGCGGCTGGCTGGTGGACGGGCCCGGCTGGCGCTGGGTCTTCCTGATCAACGTGCCGCTGGCGGCGGTGTGCGTGCCGGTGGCGCTGCGCCACGTACCGGAGACCAGGGACCCGGCGGCGCACGGCCGGTTCGACATCCTGGGGGCCGGGCTCGGCGCGGCGACGCTGGCGCTGGTCACGTACGCGCTGATCGGCAGGGTGATCTGGGCGGGTCCCGCGGGTGTGCTGGTCGCCGTGGCGTTCGTACAGGTGGAACGGCGGCGGTCCGATCCGATGCTGCCGCTGTCCATCTTCCGGTCCCGGCTGTTCACGGCGGTCAACGCGGTGACGCTGTGCGTGTACGCGGCGTTCGGCGGATTCTTCTTCCTCACCACGCTCCAACTCCAGGTGGTGACCGGATATTCGGCGCTGCGCGCGGGCGCCGCCCTGCTGCCGACCACGGTGCTGATGCTGCTGTTCTCCGCCCGCTCCGGCGCGCTGGCGGAGCGGATCGGGCCGCGTATCCCGCTGACCGTGGGGCCTCTGCTCTGCGCGGGCGGCATGCTGCTGATGCTGCGGGTGGGGGAGCACGCCGCGTACCTCACGGACGTGCTTCCCGCGCTGGTGGTGATGGGGACGGGCATGGTCTGCCTGGTCGCGCCGCTGACGGCGACGGTGCTGGGCTCCGTGGACACCGCGCGTGCCGGGCTGGCCAGTGGCATCAACAACGCCGCCGCCCGCGCGGCCGGTCTGCTCGCGGTGGCCGCGCTGCCGCTGCTGGCGGGCATGGGCCCGGAGGCGTACCGCTCGGCGACGGAGTTCGGCCACACCTTCCGGCGCGCGATGCCGATGTGTGCGGGGGTGCTGGTGCTGGGGGCGCTGATCGCCTGGTCGACGGTGCGTACGCCGAGGCCGACGAAGGTGGCCGAGGGGGCGGCGGAGGGGGTTGAGGGGGCGGACGGGCTGGTCGAGGGGGCTACGGAGACGCCGGCCGGGCGGCCCGAGTGCCGCGTCCACTGCGGGCTGACCGCGCCGCCACTGGAGCCGCGAACCGCCGGAGACGCGAGATCCGAGGAGGACCGGGGATCAGACGCGGGCGGAGGAGAAGGCTCCAGCGGTGGCTGA
- a CDS encoding SRPBCC domain-containing protein, with the protein MEHEVFVPVSAEALRQTLRDPARVARCVPGLQQDAEETAGPLAGRMKVRIGGHTITYRGALTLAERDGVFAAEGEGAEVRGTGSAKLTLTVRLTETPAPGATGDGGAHGGAGVGGGAGTTVAFTGGTRAEGRLAELPPEALTAAARRLLERFAAALAEESAESVESVPDERAAGGVVSSTSEASEASEASEASDGFEGLEDIEIPDVPDVPDIPEAPESGTVYSTGDFHLLGGPLDEPPAEAAHARRTMIGRSAEEVDHAPPRGRYAPVPAPDAVGGGATLRWIAPAAALALASAVVVGRVLRRRK; encoded by the coding sequence ATGGAGCATGAGGTGTTCGTTCCGGTTTCGGCAGAGGCTCTACGGCAGACGTTGCGGGACCCCGCCCGGGTCGCCCGCTGTGTGCCGGGGCTCCAACAGGACGCGGAGGAGACGGCGGGGCCGCTCGCCGGGCGCATGAAGGTGCGGATCGGCGGCCATACGATCACCTACCGGGGCGCGCTGACACTCGCCGAGCGGGACGGGGTCTTCGCGGCGGAGGGCGAGGGCGCGGAAGTCCGGGGTACGGGCTCCGCCAAGTTGACGCTCACGGTCCGGCTGACGGAAACACCCGCGCCTGGTGCGACCGGTGACGGCGGCGCGCACGGCGGCGCGGGCGTCGGCGGCGGTGCGGGGACGACGGTCGCCTTCACCGGCGGGACGCGCGCCGAAGGCCGGCTGGCGGAGCTTCCCCCCGAGGCGCTGACGGCCGCGGCGCGCCGGCTGCTGGAACGGTTCGCCGCGGCGCTGGCCGAGGAATCCGCGGAATCCGTGGAATCCGTACCGGACGAACGCGCGGCGGGCGGCGTTGTCTCCTCGACCTCCGAAGCCTCCGAAGCCTCCGAAGCCTCCGAGGCTTCCGACGGGTTCGAAGGACTTGAGGACATCGAGATCCCCGATGTCCCGGATGTCCCGGACATCCCCGAAGCCCCGGAGAGCGGAACCGTCTACAGCACCGGGGACTTCCACCTCCTCGGCGGCCCCCTCGACGAGCCGCCCGCCGAGGCCGCACACGCCCGGCGCACCATGATCGGGCGCAGCGCCGAGGAGGTCGACCACGCGCCGCCGCGCGGTCGCTACGCGCCGGTGCCCGCGCCCGACGCCGTCGGCGGCGGCGCCACGCTGCGCTGGATCGCGCCCGCCGCCGCACTCGCGCTCGCCTCTGCCGTGGTGGTCGGACGGGTCCTGCGACGGCGCAAGTAG
- the pyrE gene encoding orotate phosphoribosyltransferase produces the protein MTDVRAELLQLIKDKAVVHGKVTLSSGLEADWYIDLRRITLDGHAAPLVGQVMLDATADLDFDCVGGLTLGADPVATSMLHASAARGKRLDAFVVRKAQKAHGLQRRIEGTDVKGRRCLVVEDTSTTGGSPLTAVEAVREAGGEVVAVAVIVERGAAPAIAEAGLPYLNVYALDELGLG, from the coding sequence ATGACTGACGTACGGGCTGAGCTGCTCCAGCTGATCAAGGACAAGGCCGTGGTGCACGGCAAGGTGACCCTCTCCTCGGGGCTTGAGGCCGACTGGTACATCGACCTGCGCCGGATCACCCTGGACGGCCACGCCGCGCCGCTGGTCGGTCAGGTCATGCTCGACGCCACCGCCGACCTGGACTTCGACTGCGTCGGCGGTCTCACCCTCGGCGCCGACCCGGTCGCGACCTCGATGCTGCACGCCTCCGCCGCGCGCGGGAAGCGGCTCGACGCGTTCGTCGTCCGCAAGGCGCAGAAGGCGCACGGCCTCCAGCGCCGGATCGAGGGCACGGACGTCAAGGGCCGCCGCTGCCTGGTGGTCGAGGACACCTCGACCACGGGCGGCTCGCCGCTGACCGCCGTCGAGGCGGTACGGGAGGCGGGCGGCGAGGTCGTCGCCGTCGCGGTCATCGTCGAGCGGGGCGCCGCCCCGGCCATCGCCGAGGCGGGGCTGCCGTACCTCAACGTCTACGCGCTCGACGAGCTGGGCCTCGGCTGA
- a CDS encoding DUF2252 domain-containing protein, which translates to MTDSHPHGYATRHHTPRERVALGKAARASVPRSSHAEFAPGPQRPDPLGIITRQSAARLPELVPIRYGRMSESPFRFYRGAAAVMASDLADTPTTGLRTQLCGDAHMLNFRLLASPERRLMFDINDFDETLPGPWEWDVKRLAASLAIAGRANGFSAKERAAIVEATVRSYRENMRSFAGLGNLAVWYTQFDVDRVRDRFTADLSTRGRDRWAWTVAKARSRDTLQAFDKLTHVIDGRRRIAPDPPFITLLEDLRPEDRHGDVEQEIRRLIERYGQTLQSDRRFLLEQYRVADMARKVVGVGSVGTRCWIVLLLGKDDKDPLFLQAKEAAESVLAPHVGASAYRTQGERVVAGQRLMQATSDIFLGWERVEGFDGRPRDFYVRQLRDWKGVAVAEDMVPRGMRAFGALCGATLARAHARSGDRIAIAAYLGAGDSFDRALVTFAESYADQNERDHQALVDAVHAGRLSAEAA; encoded by the coding sequence ATGACCGACAGCCACCCGCACGGATACGCCACACGGCACCACACCCCGCGCGAACGGGTCGCGCTCGGCAAGGCCGCGCGGGCCTCCGTACCCCGCTCCAGCCACGCCGAGTTCGCGCCGGGGCCCCAGCGGCCGGACCCGTTGGGGATCATCACGAGGCAGTCGGCGGCGCGGCTGCCCGAACTCGTGCCGATCCGCTACGGCAGGATGTCCGAGTCACCGTTCCGCTTCTACCGGGGGGCCGCCGCCGTCATGGCGTCGGATCTCGCGGACACTCCGACGACGGGGCTGCGTACTCAGCTGTGCGGGGACGCGCACATGTTGAACTTCCGGCTGCTGGCCTCACCCGAACGTCGGCTCATGTTCGACATCAACGACTTCGACGAGACCCTGCCGGGCCCCTGGGAATGGGACGTCAAGCGCCTAGCCGCCAGCCTCGCCATCGCGGGCCGCGCGAACGGCTTCAGCGCCAAGGAACGGGCCGCCATCGTGGAGGCCACCGTGCGGTCCTACCGCGAGAACATGCGGTCCTTCGCCGGGCTCGGCAATCTGGCGGTCTGGTACACCCAGTTCGATGTCGACCGGGTACGTGACCGGTTCACGGCAGACCTGTCCACGCGAGGACGCGACCGGTGGGCGTGGACCGTGGCCAAGGCGCGCTCGCGCGACACCCTTCAGGCCTTCGACAAGCTCACCCACGTCATCGACGGCAGGCGCCGCATCGCACCCGATCCACCGTTCATCACCCTTCTCGAGGATCTGCGGCCGGAGGACCGGCACGGTGATGTGGAACAGGAGATCCGCCGGCTGATCGAGCGCTACGGCCAAACCCTCCAGTCGGACCGGCGGTTCCTGCTGGAGCAGTACCGGGTGGCCGACATGGCGCGCAAGGTCGTCGGAGTCGGCAGCGTGGGCACCCGCTGCTGGATCGTGCTCCTGCTCGGCAAGGACGACAAGGATCCACTGTTCCTCCAGGCCAAGGAGGCCGCCGAGTCGGTACTGGCGCCCCACGTAGGGGCCAGCGCGTACCGGACGCAGGGCGAGAGGGTGGTCGCCGGACAGCGGCTGATGCAGGCCACCAGCGACATCTTCCTCGGCTGGGAACGGGTCGAGGGCTTCGACGGCCGACCGCGGGACTTCTACGTACGACAGTTGCGGGACTGGAAGGGGGTCGCCGTGGCCGAGGACATGGTGCCCCGCGGCATGCGTGCCTTCGGCGCGCTGTGCGGCGCGACCCTGGCCCGGGCCCACGCCAGGTCCGGCGACCGCATCGCCATCGCCGCCTATCTGGGCGCGGGCGACTCCTTCGACCGGGCGCTGGTGACCTTCGCCGAGAGCTACGCCGACCAGAACGAGCGCGACCATCAGGCACTCGTCGATGCCGTCCACGCCGGACGGCTGTCCGCCGAAGCCGCCTGA
- a CDS encoding aldose epimerase family protein, whose amino-acid sequence MSDSEESIRLAAGDAELTITPGNGCRIGSLRIGGTELLRQGERYGCFPMVPWCGRIEDGQFRNGAVSHQMPLNSPPHAIHGTGRDTAWHTVSAGDSTASFSYELVEPWPYSGLVTQTFELTEDSLTLGLGVETYETSFPAQAGWHPWFLRNLGGSDAEIDFTAEWQEARGADHLPTGRRIPPLPGPWDDCFGMPDGVDVTVTWPGQLELRVASRAEWVVVYDEQDEAVCVEPQSGPPNGLNTAPRLVTPLEPLEMAATWSWRRL is encoded by the coding sequence GTGAGTGACAGCGAAGAGAGCATCCGACTGGCGGCGGGCGACGCCGAGTTGACCATCACCCCCGGGAACGGCTGCCGGATCGGCAGTCTGCGCATCGGCGGGACCGAACTGCTGCGTCAGGGGGAGCGGTACGGCTGCTTCCCGATGGTGCCCTGGTGCGGACGGATCGAGGACGGGCAGTTCAGGAACGGCGCGGTGTCGCACCAGATGCCGCTCAACTCCCCGCCGCACGCCATCCACGGCACGGGCCGCGACACGGCCTGGCACACGGTGAGCGCGGGCGACAGCACGGCGTCGTTCTCCTACGAGCTGGTCGAGCCCTGGCCGTACAGCGGTCTGGTCACCCAGACCTTCGAGCTGACCGAGGACTCCCTGACGCTCGGGCTGGGCGTGGAGACGTACGAGACGTCCTTCCCCGCGCAGGCCGGCTGGCATCCGTGGTTCCTGCGCAACCTCGGCGGGAGCGACGCGGAGATCGACTTCACCGCCGAGTGGCAGGAGGCGCGCGGCGCCGATCATCTGCCGACCGGCCGGCGTATTCCGCCGCTCCCCGGACCGTGGGACGACTGTTTCGGGATGCCCGACGGGGTGGATGTGACCGTCACCTGGCCGGGGCAGCTGGAGCTGAGGGTCGCGAGCCGTGCCGAGTGGGTGGTGGTCTACGACGAGCAGGACGAGGCGGTCTGTGTGGAACCGCAGTCGGGGCCGCCGAACGGGCTCAACACCGCGCCCCGGCTGGTCACCCCGCTGGAGCCGCTGGAGATGGCCGCGACCTGGAGCTGGCGGCGGCTCTGA